Proteins from a single region of Actinomycetes bacterium:
- a CDS encoding pyridoxamine 5'-phosphate oxidase family protein — protein sequence MDGQQDLGAIARGIIDANLYMTLATVDEAGRPWVAPVFYAAKGSTQFYWISSPEVTHSRNLARRPHVSIVVFDSQVPASTGQAVYMSAVAEELAGADIDRGLEVYPGPAGRGGRAMTPEQLRPPALYRLYRATVSQHWILCPRSSGPCTVHGRAFDHRIMVTL from the coding sequence ATGGACGGCCAGCAGGATCTCGGGGCCATCGCCAGGGGCATCATCGACGCCAACCTGTACATGACGCTGGCAACCGTCGACGAAGCCGGCCGACCCTGGGTCGCGCCGGTGTTCTACGCGGCCAAGGGGTCCACGCAGTTTTACTGGATCTCCTCGCCAGAGGTGACGCACTCACGCAACCTCGCACGGCGTCCGCACGTCAGCATCGTGGTGTTTGACTCGCAGGTGCCCGCCAGCACCGGTCAGGCCGTGTACATGTCCGCGGTGGCTGAGGAGCTGGCGGGCGCAGACATCGACCGGGGCCTGGAGGTCTACCCTGGCCCCGCCGGGCGTGGGGGGCGCGCGATGACACCGGAGCAGCTTCGACCGCCCGCTCTCTACCGCCTGTACCGCGCGACCGTGTCGCAGCACTGGATCCTCTGCCCGAGGAGCTCCGGGCCGTGTACCGTCCACGGGCGCGCCTTCGACCATCGGATCATGGTGACCTTGTAG